A genomic region of Bernardetia sp. ABR2-2B contains the following coding sequences:
- a CDS encoding phospho-sugar mutase, with protein sequence MLESTIQQKVNHWLEGNYDNETKEAIKKLSETDLTDAFYKDLEFGTGGLRGLMGVGTNRVNRYTVGAATQGLSNYLKKSFPNEKEIKVAVAYDSRNNSPEFANVVADVFSANGIKVFLFTAMRPTPELSFTIRHLGCKSGVVLTASHNPKEYNGYKAYWEDGGQVVTPHDKNIIAEVQAIKSVDEIKFERNESLVANIGEGIDKEYLYQILEPLADKKTREVVQRQKDLSIVYTPIHGTGITLVPKALRKLRFENIHVVEEQALADGNFPTVVYPNPEEAEAMTLALKKAKEVDADVVMATDPDADRVGIAVKNKEGEYVLMNGNQTLALLVAYNLEVWKNADKLNGNQMVIKTIVTTELIKEITQKYGVNIYDTLTGFKHIAALIEHKKQENPNEEFILGGEESYGYLIGDEVRDKDGVASCASIALLAAYAKDKGFSLFEWLIEIYKEYGFYLEELVSITKKGQQGAAQIEEMMKTFRENPPKKLAGSNLLSVYDYQNQTILEVQKGTSKPMETDLPKSNVLAFYIEDGSKISMRPSGTEPKIKFYFSVKDNLDKTENYEKVKKELQEKIQKQITDLGIN encoded by the coding sequence ATGCTAGAATCAACAATTCAACAAAAAGTAAATCATTGGTTAGAAGGAAACTATGACAATGAAACAAAAGAAGCCATCAAAAAATTATCTGAAACTGACCTTACAGATGCTTTCTATAAAGATTTAGAATTTGGAACAGGTGGACTTCGTGGACTTATGGGCGTTGGCACAAACCGAGTAAATCGTTATACAGTTGGTGCAGCTACACAAGGACTTTCAAATTATCTCAAAAAATCATTTCCAAACGAAAAAGAAATAAAAGTTGCTGTTGCTTATGATAGCCGTAATAATTCGCCTGAATTTGCAAATGTTGTGGCTGATGTTTTTTCTGCAAATGGAATAAAGGTATTTTTATTTACAGCGATGCGTCCTACTCCAGAGCTTTCTTTTACGATTCGCCATTTGGGTTGCAAGAGTGGTGTTGTCCTGACAGCTTCTCATAATCCGAAGGAATACAACGGTTATAAAGCCTATTGGGAAGATGGTGGGCAAGTAGTTACTCCTCACGACAAAAATATTATTGCAGAAGTACAGGCAATAAAAAGTGTAGATGAAATAAAATTTGAACGCAATGAAAGCTTGGTAGCAAATATAGGAGAAGGGATTGATAAAGAGTATTTGTATCAAATCTTAGAACCTCTAGCTGATAAAAAGACAAGAGAGGTTGTACAACGTCAAAAAGATTTATCAATCGTTTATACACCAATTCACGGAACAGGAATTACACTTGTGCCAAAGGCATTGAGAAAATTGAGATTTGAAAATATACACGTAGTAGAAGAACAGGCTTTAGCAGACGGAAACTTTCCGACAGTAGTTTACCCAAACCCAGAAGAAGCCGAAGCAATGACTTTAGCTCTCAAAAAAGCAAAAGAAGTAGATGCCGATGTTGTGATGGCAACCGACCCAGATGCTGACCGTGTAGGAATTGCAGTAAAAAATAAGGAAGGAGAATATGTTTTGATGAATGGAAATCAAACACTTGCTTTATTGGTAGCCTATAATTTGGAAGTGTGGAAAAATGCTGACAAGCTCAATGGCAATCAGATGGTCATCAAAACTATCGTAACGACAGAGCTAATCAAGGAAATCACTCAAAAATATGGTGTCAATATTTATGATACGCTGACTGGTTTCAAACATATTGCTGCGCTTATTGAGCATAAAAAACAAGAAAACCCAAATGAAGAATTTATTTTGGGAGGAGAGGAAAGTTACGGTTATTTAATTGGCGATGAAGTTCGTGATAAAGATGGAGTTGCTTCGTGTGCAAGTATTGCGCTTTTGGCAGCCTATGCAAAAGACAAAGGTTTTTCTCTTTTCGAATGGCTGATTGAGATTTACAAAGAATACGGTTTTTATCTAGAAGAGTTAGTTTCTATAACCAAAAAAGGACAACAAGGCGCAGCGCAGATAGAAGAAATGATGAAAACATTTAGAGAAAACCCTCCGAAAAAACTAGCAGGAAGTAATTTATTATCTGTCTATGATTATCAAAATCAAACTATTTTAGAGGTGCAGAAAGGAACTTCTAAGCCGATGGAAACTGATTTGCCAAAATCAAATGTACTTGCTTTTTATATAGAAGATGGAAGTAAAATAAGTATGCGACCATCGGGAACAGAACCAAAAATAAAATTCTATTTTTCTGTAAAAGATAATTTAGACAAAACAGAGAATTATGAAAAAGTAAAAAAAGAGCTTCAAGAAAAAATTCAAAAACAGATTACTGATTTGGGGATTAATTAA